The Chrysemys picta bellii isolate R12L10 unplaced genomic scaffold, ASM1138683v2 scaf2065, whole genome shotgun sequence region CGCCATTTATCCCAGATGCACTCTCCACTGAACTCACTCCCCCCTTTCACTCCCATTTACTGTTAAAAACCCATTCCCAACATTTAAATTCACTGAGAATAAATCTTCCTGTCTAACATCCTCATAAAGGCCTTTTTCACCTccgtgttcctcaggctgtagatcagggggttcaacatggggatcaccagggtataaaataaagaaatgatTTTGTCCTGATCCATGACGTACTTTGAACTGGGCCGTAAATACATGAAACATCCTGTTCCGTAGAAGATGGTGATGGCTGccaggtgggaggtgcaggtggagaaagCTTTGCGTTGGCCCAGGGCAGAGTTGATCCTTAGGATAGCAACCAGAATGTATATGTAGGAGATGAGGATGATCAAGATAGTAGGTGTTACCACCGCAGCGGTACAGGTAAAATGAACAATGTCTGCGATGCGGGTGTCAGAACAGGACAACTTCAGGAAGGGGGGCacgtcacagaagaaatggttgatgaTGTTTGAGTTGCAGAAGGACAAACGGAATATAAATATAGTTTGAACAATTGCATTCACGCAGCCCACTAGGTACgatcccagcaccagcagcagacaaaaCCGCTTGGACATGATGATGGTGTAGAGCAATGGGTTGTAGATGGCTGTGAAGCGATCGTATGCCATGGCACCCAAGAGGTAGCATTCACAGGACAATGCGATGCATAAGAAGAAGAATTGCAGAGCACACCCAGAGAACAAAATGACTTTTCTTGCTGATACTAAAGTAACCAGTATGCTGGAAGTGATAATGGTGGCACATCCGACATTTAAGAGGGCCAGGTTGCTGATGAAAAAGTACATGGGAGTGTGAAGCCGGGAGTCAATCCTGATTAAGGTGACCAAGGTGAGGTTCTCCACTAGGATCAGCAGGTAGATCAACAGAAACAACACAAGGAGGATGACCTGCAGCTTTGGGTCTTGTGTGAATCCCACCAAAACGAACTCAGTCACTGCAGTGTGATTCCTCTCCGCCATTTATCCCAGACGCACTCTCCACTGCAGGTGAGAAAGTAAGGCGTACACTGAAAAAAGAGACAAATGAGGGCTGAATGCAAACACCTCAAACTCTGTCACTTTCAACAAAGCATAAATTCTAGGCAGTGGATCCATCTCCGGATTCCAGAAGCCTCCAACCCACCATGAAGATCTGTTTCCCTCTACTCCCTGAACTAAATGGAATGTTCAGAGTCCAGCACTGGCTTCATGCTAGGTTTTCTAGCTCAGGGAGTGGTGGCTCATGCTCTTGAAGCCACAGGGACAAGTTCAATCTTTGCTGCTGACAACGCACCCACCTGCACAATGTCGTTTCCAGGCTCAGATTCTGATCCAATCACCCACATCAGTTACTGCGACCACGGAGCAATGAGACGTTTTGCATGGCAAAGTACTACTTGGCGTGTGAACGTCTCTGAGGCATGGGTGCTTTTGCACTTTCTGTTATGGAGCCAGGCtagttgtttcattagcaataaggGATGTGGGCAAGCAGGGAGTGGCAGGAAAGAGACCTTTATTCAGTTTCCTGAGGCGACCCAGCGTTCTATGCAAAGTCTCTAGCATTTGTGCACAAGGAGCCTGACCCCTGTTCGC contains the following coding sequences:
- the LOC135980174 gene encoding olfactory receptor 5AR1-like; the encoded protein is MAERNHTAVTEFVLVGFTQDPKLQVILLVLFLLIYLLILVENLTLVTLIRIDSRLHTPMYFFISNLALLNVGCATIITSSILVTLVSARKVILFSGCALQFFFLCIALSCECYLLGAMAYDRFTAIYNPLLYTIIMSKRFCLLLVLGSYLVGCVNAIVQTIFIFRLSFCNSNIINHFFCDVPPFLKLSCSDTRIADIVHFTCTAAVVTPTILIILISYIYILVAILRINSALGQRKAFSTCTSHLAAITIFYGTGCFMYLRPSSKYVMDQDKIISLFYTLVIPMLNPLIYSLRNTEVKKAFMRMLDRKIYSQ